The proteins below are encoded in one region of uncultured Eubacteriales bacterium:
- a CDS encoding TrkA-C domain protein, whose protein sequence is MEESIQVTGARYQQIAADIAAKIVDHQYQIGEKIYARSLIASQYAVSSETARKAVAILADLNIVETAKGSGVVIKSYENAVVFLKRFQDAGTMTEYKRDAIGCLNRLIKDGDDLRDAIARLVDHADRFRALNPLAPFSVQIEKSAPCVGQSLSSLSFWHNTAATVVAIRRGDTLIRSPGPYAELLAGDTLYFIGEDDCVERVDMLLREPLAQSHPATK, encoded by the coding sequence ATGGAGGAAAGCATCCAGGTAACGGGAGCCCGTTACCAGCAGATCGCGGCGGATATTGCCGCAAAAATTGTAGATCACCAATACCAGATCGGTGAGAAGATATACGCTCGCTCTCTCATCGCCAGTCAATACGCCGTCTCTTCGGAGACCGCCCGCAAGGCCGTCGCCATTCTGGCGGATCTGAACATCGTGGAGACGGCAAAGGGCAGCGGTGTGGTTATCAAGTCCTATGAAAACGCGGTGGTCTTTTTAAAGCGTTTCCAGGACGCGGGTACAATGACTGAATACAAGCGGGACGCCATCGGGTGCCTGAACCGGCTTATTAAAGATGGGGACGATCTGCGGGACGCGATTGCCAGGCTGGTAGACCATGCGGATCGCTTTCGGGCGCTCAATCCGCTGGCACCTTTCTCCGTGCAGATTGAAAAGAGCGCTCCATGCGTCGGACAGTCCCTATCCAGCCTGAGCTTTTGGCATAATACCGCCGCGACCGTAGTGGCGATCCGCCGGGGCGATACCCTGATCCGCTCCCCCGGTCCTTACGCCGAGCTTTTGGCCGGCGATACGCTCTATTTTATCGGGGAAGACGACTGTGTGGAGCGGGTCGATATGCTCCTGCGGGAGCCGCTTGCCCAGTCACACCCCGCGACCAAATAA
- a CDS encoding Ribosomal 5S rRNA E-loop binding protein Ctc/L25/TL5: MSITTVQKRDLAAKVKALRRAGGVPCVIFGASLPESLSVQLEQSAAQQLLRQKRVGSKLELQLDGEVIPAQIKDVDRDFATNDVVHISFQVLDADKKVNSRAQIILLNRDKVPGNLEQLLFEIPFTSLPKDMVDTVSIDLEGLPVGSIVTIGDLPEFQGEKAEPQVGADSIVLKIKDKKRQPQAEE, from the coding sequence ATGAGTATTACCACAGTACAGAAGCGGGACCTTGCGGCGAAGGTTAAGGCCCTGAGAAGGGCCGGAGGTGTGCCCTGCGTCATTTTTGGAGCCTCGCTGCCCGAATCGCTTTCGGTACAGCTCGAGCAGAGCGCGGCGCAGCAGCTGCTGCGGCAAAAGCGTGTGGGCAGCAAGCTGGAGCTGCAGCTGGATGGTGAGGTGATACCCGCGCAGATCAAGGATGTGGACCGGGACTTTGCGACCAATGACGTGGTTCACATCAGCTTCCAGGTGCTGGACGCAGACAAGAAGGTCAACAGCAGGGCTCAGATCATCCTGTTGAACAGGGACAAGGTGCCGGGAAATCTGGAGCAGCTGCTATTTGAGATCCCGTTCACCTCTCTCCCCAAGGACATGGTGGACACGGTCTCCATCGACCTGGAGGGCCTGCCGGTGGGGAGCATCGTCACCATCGGCGATCTCCCTGAGTTCCAGGGGGAGAAGGCGGAACCACAGGTGGGCGCGGACAGCATAGTCTTAAAAATCAAGGACAAAAAGCGCCAGCCCCAGGCCGAAGAGTAA
- a CDS encoding conserved hypothetical protein (Evidence 4 : Homologs of previously reported genes of unknown function) — protein MEHIATFYSHFGAVRFKKLCDSRQVAAKVMPVPRDLSSSCGTCVRYEGEALCPTAAWPEEVEQVVAIEPGGYRALYRAE, from the coding sequence ATGGAGCATATCGCTACCTTTTACTCTCACTTTGGCGCGGTGCGCTTTAAAAAGCTATGCGACAGCAGGCAGGTGGCCGCGAAGGTGATGCCCGTACCCCGGGATCTGAGCAGCAGCTGCGGCACCTGTGTCCGGTATGAGGGGGAGGCCCTATGCCCTACGGCTGCCTGGCCGGAAGAGGTGGAGCAGGTCGTCGCCATAGAGCCAGGCGGCTACCGCGCCCTCTACCGGGCGGAGTGA
- a CDS encoding conserved hypothetical protein (Evidence 4 : Homologs of previously reported genes of unknown function), translating to MKTVDARGLSCPEPVILIRNAMSGAEGAYQIIVDNQTARENVTRYAVSQGYRVEVAEKDGEYTLSATK from the coding sequence ATGAAAACAGTAGATGCGAGAGGGCTTTCCTGCCCTGAACCCGTGATTTTGATCCGCAACGCGATGAGCGGCGCGGAGGGCGCTTATCAGATCATCGTGGACAATCAGACCGCCCGGGAAAACGTGACCCGTTACGCCGTAAGCCAGGGGTATCGGGTGGAGGTTGCGGAAAAGGACGGGGAGTATACCCTCTCCGCCACGAAATAG
- the opuAB gene encoding Glycine betaine transport system permease protein OpuAB produces MSQFIQDYILQFPAAWQFKLGDTVDAAVKSFAVEHREGLQVIRKGIIAVISGIQGVLEWIPWVVLVLAVVALTWYLTRKWHLGAVYGLLLTFIGCSGLWGLMLQTLSVVIASVIICLLLGFPLGILLAMSSRANRILRPLLDTMQTMPSWVYLVPAVFLFKPGMTPALLATVIYALVPMVRMTSHGLLYVDAEMLEASHAFGATRMQTLLKVQIPQAIPTIMTGVNQTIMMAMAMVVTCSLIGAEGLGMEILVATNQVQVGRALLPGIAIVIVAVILDRLTQAAVKRSEVKVDG; encoded by the coding sequence ATGTCTCAATTTATTCAGGACTATATTCTTCAATTTCCAGCCGCCTGGCAGTTCAAGCTGGGAGACACCGTGGATGCCGCGGTCAAGAGCTTTGCCGTTGAGCACCGGGAGGGGCTCCAGGTGATTCGCAAGGGCATCATCGCGGTCATCAGCGGGATCCAGGGGGTGCTGGAGTGGATTCCCTGGGTCGTGTTGGTGCTGGCGGTGGTGGCTCTCACCTGGTATTTGACAAGAAAGTGGCACCTAGGGGCCGTCTACGGCCTACTGCTTACCTTTATCGGCTGCAGCGGCCTGTGGGGCCTCATGCTCCAGACGCTCAGCGTGGTCATCGCCAGTGTGATCATCTGCCTGCTGCTGGGCTTTCCGCTCGGCATCCTGCTGGCCATGTCCAGCCGGGCCAACCGCATCCTGCGGCCCCTGCTGGATACCATGCAGACCATGCCATCCTGGGTCTATCTGGTGCCCGCGGTGTTCCTGTTCAAGCCCGGTATGACTCCGGCCCTGCTGGCGACGGTTATCTACGCCCTTGTGCCCATGGTGCGCATGACCAGCCACGGCCTGCTCTATGTGGACGCCGAAATGCTGGAGGCCTCCCATGCGTTCGGTGCGACCAGGATGCAGACGCTGCTCAAGGTGCAGATCCCCCAGGCCATCCCCACCATTATGACAGGCGTGAACCAGACCATTATGATGGCAATGGCGATGGTGGTCACCTGCTCCCTCATCGGCGCCGAGGGGCTGGGTATGGAAATTTTGGTGGCCACCAATCAGGTGCAGGTGGGCAGAGCCCTGCTGCCCGGCATCGCCATCGTGATCGTGGCGGTGATTCTGGACCGCCTTACCCAGGCGGCGGTCAAGCGGAGCGAGGTGAAAGTGGATGGATGA
- a CDS encoding C4-dicarboxylate transporter/malic acid transport protein, translating to MKNIIQKVPIPLCGVILGLAALGNLLQSYSEIARYACGIVALLLLVLFLLKCILYPGAIREDMKNPIMASVAATFPMALMLLSVYVKPWLGAAAMYIWFFAILLHIALIVYFTVKFIYKLQLPKVFASYFIVYVGIVAAAVTAPAYEQLWVGAMTFWFGFVCLIALLVLVTIRYIKVKNVPDPAKPLICIYAAPVSLCIVGYVQSVTPKALPFLLFLYVVASIIYVFALIKMLGYLKLPFFPSYSAFTFPFVISAIASKQTMACAAKLGTPLPFLNYVVIVETIIAAAAVLYTLVRYIMFLLSAPKKSTGELLANK from the coding sequence GTGAAAAATATCATTCAAAAAGTCCCGATTCCACTGTGCGGCGTAATCCTCGGCCTGGCAGCGCTTGGCAACCTGCTGCAGAGCTATTCCGAAATTGCCCGCTATGCCTGCGGTATTGTTGCGCTTCTGCTGCTGGTCCTGTTTCTGCTTAAATGCATCCTCTATCCGGGCGCGATCAGAGAGGATATGAAGAATCCCATCATGGCAAGCGTAGCCGCAACCTTCCCCATGGCCCTGATGCTGCTGAGCGTATATGTAAAGCCATGGCTTGGCGCAGCAGCCATGTATATCTGGTTTTTTGCCATCTTGCTGCATATCGCGCTGATCGTGTACTTTACCGTCAAGTTCATATATAAACTCCAGTTGCCGAAAGTCTTCGCCAGCTACTTCATTGTCTATGTGGGCATTGTGGCCGCCGCTGTTACCGCGCCTGCTTATGAGCAGCTGTGGGTCGGCGCTATGACGTTCTGGTTTGGGTTCGTATGTCTCATCGCGCTGCTGGTGCTGGTCACGATACGGTATATCAAGGTCAAAAATGTGCCGGATCCCGCAAAGCCGCTTATCTGCATTTATGCCGCGCCCGTCAGCCTCTGCATTGTCGGCTATGTCCAGTCCGTTACCCCAAAGGCATTGCCGTTTTTGCTTTTCCTGTATGTGGTGGCATCGATTATTTACGTATTTGCTTTGATTAAGATGCTTGGCTATCTGAAGCTCCCGTTCTTCCCCAGCTATTCGGCCTTTACGTTCCCGTTCGTAATCAGCGCAATCGCCTCCAAGCAGACGATGGCCTGCGCCGCCAAGCTGGGTACGCCGCTGCCTTTTCTGAACTATGTCGTGATTGTTGAGACAATCATCGCCGCCGCCGCGGTCCTGTACACGTTGGTTCGTTATATAATGTTCCTGCTGAGTGCACCTAAAAAAAGCACAGGAGAGCTTCTGGCAAATAAATAG
- a CDS encoding LysR substrate binding domain protein — translation MEFKQLQSFSAVVKYQSFTKAAERLYLSQPTISTHIRLLEEELNSTLIVRTTKSVEVTPRGRELYECAATILGLRDNLIQRWSDAENKVVQLGASTIPSAYLLPEILPEYGNEHPGTYFTIHQSDSQGIVDGLLNGSFDIGMIGMNCEDESLTCIPFYQDRMVLITPVNEYFQVLKKQEAVPLQQLLREPMILREQGSGSKKSAERFLDSVHIREENLRVTARINDQESIKNLVAGGLGVSIISERAAHNFVEAKRLLMFELPEGSSGRNFYLAFRKNYILKEYVLDFLNYVKRHYTHSP, via the coding sequence ATGGAATTCAAGCAGCTGCAGTCCTTTTCCGCCGTCGTAAAGTATCAGAGCTTTACCAAAGCGGCGGAGCGGCTCTACCTCTCCCAGCCCACCATCAGCACGCATATCCGCTTGCTGGAGGAGGAGCTTAACTCCACCCTGATCGTTCGGACCACGAAGAGCGTCGAGGTCACACCCCGGGGCAGGGAGCTCTATGAGTGCGCCGCCACGATTCTGGGACTCCGGGACAATCTGATTCAGCGCTGGTCGGACGCGGAGAACAAGGTCGTCCAGCTGGGGGCCTCTACCATCCCCTCCGCCTATCTCCTGCCGGAGATCCTTCCCGAGTACGGAAACGAACACCCCGGAACCTACTTCACAATCCATCAGAGCGACAGCCAGGGAATTGTGGACGGGCTGCTCAACGGGAGCTTTGACATCGGAATGATCGGAATGAACTGCGAGGACGAATCGCTGACCTGCATCCCCTTCTATCAGGACCGCATGGTGCTCATCACGCCGGTCAACGAGTACTTTCAGGTCCTTAAGAAACAGGAGGCAGTCCCCTTACAGCAGCTATTGCGGGAGCCCATGATCCTCCGCGAGCAGGGAAGCGGCAGCAAAAAGAGCGCGGAGCGCTTTCTCGACAGTGTCCATATCCGGGAAGAAAACCTGCGGGTCACCGCCCGCATCAACGACCAGGAGTCCATCAAAAACCTGGTTGCCGGCGGCCTCGGCGTCTCCATCATCTCCGAACGGGCCGCCCACAACTTTGTAGAGGCAAAGCGCCTGCTTATGTTCGAGCTGCCGGAGGGCAGCTCCGGGCGCAATTTCTACCTGGCCTTCCGGAAAAATTATATTTTAAAGGAGTACGTATTGGATTTCCTAAACTACGTTAAGCGCCACTATACCCATAGCCCTTGA
- a CDS encoding conserved hypothetical protein (Evidence 4 : Homologs of previously reported genes of unknown function): protein MHIKQEVSINKVQEDAENNFRGGFFCCEALMAAVRDNFELDVPKEVIAMASGMAVGAGRSGCMCGALNGGILALGMFFGRTEPNGPKDPQAVKCMELTHELHDWFKEANGKNAICCRILTREFDMGKGEHKEQCIHYTGLCAHKVAEIVVRELGLTNLDAQNA from the coding sequence ATGCATATCAAGCAGGAAGTCAGTATCAATAAGGTTCAGGAGGATGCGGAAAACAATTTTCGCGGAGGGTTCTTTTGCTGTGAAGCTCTGATGGCTGCGGTGCGCGACAATTTCGAGCTGGATGTCCCCAAAGAAGTGATTGCTATGGCATCCGGTATGGCGGTGGGCGCAGGACGCTCCGGCTGCATGTGCGGCGCGCTCAACGGCGGCATTTTGGCGTTGGGGATGTTCTTTGGTCGCACGGAGCCCAATGGCCCGAAAGACCCTCAGGCGGTCAAATGCATGGAGCTAACGCACGAACTGCACGACTGGTTCAAGGAAGCCAACGGCAAAAACGCCATCTGCTGCCGCATCCTGACCAGGGAGTTCGATATGGGGAAGGGTGAGCACAAGGAACAGTGCATCCACTATACCGGCCTGTGCGCGCACAAGGTCGCCGAGATCGTAGTGCGGGAGCTGGGACTAACGAATCTGGACGCCCAAAACGCTTAA
- a CDS encoding conserved exported hypothetical protein (Evidence 4 : Homologs of previously reported genes of unknown function), producing the protein MKRKGTILLIVLGLLAACLAGCAPSSGGKTVKIVATDNQWDSQRIHNAIAKIVVEHAYEGYEFETSTAASNMNWLAIVDGEIDLDIESWTDNVLSYPDDVARGDIVDVGVLVPDSRQGLYVPRYVIEGDPERGIEPMAPGLRTVKDLINYPDVFPDDEDPSKGRIYGGTPGYMADEVLYKKYEAYGLDEYYTYTRLGSESVIAASLVSAYNLGEAWVGYGYEPTLVTGKLDLVLLEDESYDPETYFDGLCAYPAQELKIVSSKYFAEKAPDLLEFFQNYQTGSTLIAEALAYLDENQCTIEETAVWFLKEHDELLSQWLPEENAAVLRDYLSGI; encoded by the coding sequence ATGAAACGCAAAGGAACGATTCTACTTATCGTACTTGGACTTCTGGCGGCCTGTCTGGCGGGCTGCGCCCCGTCCTCGGGCGGCAAAACCGTGAAAATCGTCGCGACCGATAACCAATGGGACAGCCAGAGAATCCATAACGCTATTGCCAAAATTGTGGTGGAGCACGCCTATGAGGGCTATGAGTTCGAGACCTCCACCGCCGCGTCCAATATGAACTGGCTGGCGATTGTGGACGGAGAGATCGATCTGGACATCGAGAGCTGGACCGACAACGTGCTGTCCTACCCTGACGACGTAGCCAGAGGGGATATCGTGGACGTAGGCGTACTGGTGCCCGACAGCCGCCAGGGCCTTTACGTTCCCCGCTATGTGATAGAGGGGGACCCGGAGCGGGGCATTGAGCCCATGGCCCCGGGGCTCAGGACCGTTAAGGATCTTATAAACTACCCCGATGTGTTCCCAGACGATGAGGACCCCTCCAAGGGCCGCATCTATGGGGGTACCCCCGGGTATATGGCCGATGAGGTCCTCTATAAGAAGTACGAGGCCTATGGGCTGGACGAGTACTATACTTACACCCGCCTGGGGAGCGAGTCGGTCATCGCCGCATCCCTTGTCTCGGCCTACAACCTGGGCGAGGCTTGGGTGGGCTACGGCTACGAGCCCACCCTCGTCACCGGAAAGCTGGACCTGGTCCTCCTGGAGGATGAGTCCTATGATCCAGAGACCTATTTTGACGGCCTGTGCGCCTATCCCGCCCAGGAACTGAAAATCGTCAGCAGCAAATATTTTGCGGAAAAGGCCCCCGACCTGCTTGAATTCTTCCAAAATTATCAGACCGGAAGTACCCTGATTGCCGAGGCGCTGGCCTATCTGGATGAAAATCAGTGTACCATTGAGGAGACCGCGGTCTGGTTTTTGAAGGAGCATGACGAGCTGCTGAGCCAGTGGCTCCCCGAGGAGAACGCCGCCGTCCTGCGTGACTATCTCTCCGGGATATAG
- the opuAA gene encoding Glycine betaine transport ATP-binding protein OpuAA, with the protein MDERDIVLEAKNAAKIYGINKTEAARMMAAGHTKEEVRQKTGATVALWDASFQVMRGEVFSIIGLSGSGKSTIIRCFNQLLRPTSGHVYVEGRAVDSMSKKELLELRRNKVSMVFQNFGLFTHRTVLENVAYGLEVRGTHKAQWTERAMEFIEMVGLKGWEGKPISSLSGGMKQRVGIARALANDPEVLLMDEPFSALDPLVRSEMQFELLQIQRKLNKTILFITHDMNEAFKLGDRVAIMRDAKVIQIDTPEDMTARPADDYVKQFIESADKTQVLTARQIMIMHVCLVREKEDPANALREMQKGGFSSAYVVDGKMRLLGVVTAEAAVAARQSGVPLSETIDREAVKVLPDTLAGDIIPLTAQTRYPIAVTEEDGTLLGIITKAALLACVS; encoded by the coding sequence ATGGATGAGCGCGACATTGTGCTGGAGGCAAAAAACGCCGCTAAAATCTACGGCATCAACAAGACCGAGGCGGCGCGCATGATGGCCGCCGGCCACACTAAGGAGGAGGTGCGCCAAAAAACAGGGGCCACGGTGGCCCTTTGGGACGCGTCCTTTCAGGTGATGCGGGGCGAGGTCTTTTCCATCATCGGCCTGTCCGGTTCGGGCAAGTCCACCATCATTCGCTGCTTTAACCAGCTTTTACGCCCCACCAGCGGCCATGTGTACGTCGAGGGCCGGGCGGTGGATTCCATGAGCAAAAAGGAGCTTTTGGAGCTGCGGCGAAACAAGGTCTCCATGGTCTTTCAGAATTTCGGGTTATTCACGCACCGCACGGTGCTGGAGAACGTGGCCTATGGGCTGGAGGTGCGCGGTACGCACAAGGCCCAGTGGACGGAGCGGGCCATGGAGTTTATCGAGATGGTGGGACTCAAGGGCTGGGAGGGAAAGCCCATTTCCAGCCTGTCCGGCGGCATGAAACAGCGGGTGGGCATTGCCCGGGCCCTCGCCAACGACCCCGAGGTGCTGCTGATGGATGAGCCCTTTTCCGCCCTGGACCCGCTGGTGCGAAGCGAAATGCAGTTCGAGCTGCTGCAAATACAGCGAAAGCTCAACAAGACCATTCTCTTTATCACCCACGATATGAACGAGGCGTTCAAGCTGGGCGACAGGGTCGCCATTATGCGGGACGCCAAGGTGATTCAAATCGACACGCCCGAGGATATGACAGCCCGCCCCGCCGACGACTATGTGAAACAGTTCATAGAGAGCGCCGACAAGACCCAGGTGCTCACCGCCCGCCAGATCATGATCATGCATGTCTGCCTCGTCCGTGAAAAGGAAGACCCTGCCAACGCCCTGCGCGAGATGCAAAAGGGGGGCTTTTCCAGCGCCTATGTTGTAGACGGGAAAATGCGTCTGCTGGGCGTTGTGACCGCGGAGGCCGCCGTGGCGGCCCGACAGAGCGGCGTTCCCCTGTCCGAGACGATAGACCGGGAGGCAGTCAAGGTGCTCCCCGACACGCTGGCCGGGGACATCATTCCCCTGACGGCCCAGACCCGGTATCCCATCGCCGTTACGGAGGAGGACGGGACCTTACTGGGTATCATTACAAAGGCGGCGCTTTTGGCCTGTGTGTCTTAA
- a CDS encoding Cysteine desulfurase family protein — MGSIYFDNASTTFPKPKAVPDAMYRYMTEVGSNVNRGCYGRAYSVEETVYETRELLCNLFGGRDSKNVVFTKNITESLNVLLKGFLKPGDHVITSSMEHNAVMRPLVQLGKQGISFSRAQCDQDGTLPVEALSGALRPNTKAVVMTHASNVCGTLLPIREVGAFCREHRLRFFVDCAQTGGVWPIDMAEMNIDALAFTGHKGLLGPQGIGGFILNNDLASQIEPLLSGGTGSISHTEEVPDFMPDRFEPGTMNLPGVVGLHAGLQWLSETGIEAIREHELRLTGQFLAGLRALDESGELLRVVGKRGLEGRTGVVSLQALDQDISQVAFELDDTYGVMTRVGLHCAPSAHKSLGTYPTGTIRFSFGWWNRSDEVDAALRALSAILKR, encoded by the coding sequence ATGGGGAGCATCTACTTTGACAACGCCAGTACCACGTTTCCAAAGCCCAAAGCCGTGCCGGACGCCATGTACCGCTACATGACGGAGGTAGGGAGCAATGTCAACCGGGGCTGCTACGGGCGGGCCTACAGCGTGGAGGAGACCGTCTATGAGACCCGCGAGCTGCTGTGCAACCTGTTCGGCGGACGGGACAGTAAAAACGTGGTATTTACAAAAAATATCACCGAGAGCCTCAACGTCCTGCTGAAGGGTTTTTTAAAGCCGGGCGACCACGTGATCACCTCCTCCATGGAGCATAACGCCGTTATGCGCCCACTGGTGCAGCTTGGCAAGCAGGGCATTTCCTTCTCCCGGGCGCAGTGCGATCAGGACGGGACGCTCCCCGTGGAGGCGCTGAGCGGCGCTCTGCGCCCCAATACCAAAGCCGTGGTCATGACCCACGCCAGCAATGTCTGCGGCACCCTTCTCCCCATCCGGGAGGTCGGGGCGTTTTGCAGGGAGCATAGGCTCCGTTTCTTTGTGGACTGCGCCCAGACCGGCGGGGTGTGGCCCATCGACATGGCGGAGATGAACATCGACGCGCTGGCCTTCACGGGGCACAAGGGGCTCCTTGGCCCCCAGGGAATCGGCGGCTTTATCCTGAATAACGACCTAGCCTCCCAGATTGAGCCCCTGCTCTCCGGCGGGACAGGCAGCATCAGCCACACCGAGGAGGTGCCCGATTTCATGCCGGACCGGTTCGAGCCGGGCACCATGAACCTCCCGGGCGTTGTGGGACTGCACGCGGGACTTCAGTGGCTGAGTGAGACCGGCATCGAGGCCATCCGGGAACACGAGCTGAGGCTGACGGGGCAATTCCTCGCGGGGCTCCGCGCCCTGGACGAGAGCGGGGAGCTGCTGCGGGTCGTGGGCAAGCGCGGTTTGGAGGGCAGGACGGGGGTAGTGTCCCTGCAAGCCCTGGACCAGGACATCTCCCAGGTCGCCTTTGAGCTGGACGACACCTACGGCGTTATGACCCGGGTCGGCCTCCACTGCGCGCCCTCCGCGCATAAGTCGCTGGGGACCTACCCTACCGGCACCATCCGGTTCTCCTTTGGGTGGTGGAACCGGTCAGACGAGGTGGACGCAGCGCTCCGCGCACTCAGCGCTATTTTGAAGAGGTGA
- a CDS encoding conserved membrane hypothetical protein (Evidence 4 : Homologs of previously reported genes of unknown function), producing MEPKREKLTIIIAGAVIGVIASMLVFFGNPLNMGFCIACFLRDTAGALGLHRAAAVQYIRPEIIGLVLGSFILARCRKEFAAKGGSAPLTRFVLGFFVMIGCLMFLGCPFRMILRLAGGDLNAVFGLAGFTGGILAGVFFLSKGYSLRRTYKLPALEGRLSVGISVVLLVLLVVAPAFIYFTEAGGGPGAKHAPILVSLAAGLIVGALAQRTRLCMVGGIRDVVLFREWKLLAGFIAILVSALLCNLLLTAVTPGTYFALGFAGQPVAHTDGLWNALGMFLAGFGCVMLGGCPLRQLVLTGEGNTDSAITVVGLMAGAAFAHNFGLASSAEGPTANGKVAVIIGIAVVAVIACFNTFRKGSEQGGAA from the coding sequence ATGGAGCCAAAAAGAGAAAAGCTTACGATCATCATAGCCGGAGCCGTCATAGGTGTCATCGCCTCGATGCTGGTGTTCTTCGGGAACCCGCTGAACATGGGCTTTTGCATCGCCTGTTTCCTCCGGGACACCGCGGGCGCGCTGGGGCTGCACCGGGCCGCCGCGGTCCAGTACATACGGCCCGAGATCATCGGACTGGTGCTGGGCAGCTTTATCCTGGCCCGCTGCCGCAAGGAGTTCGCCGCAAAGGGCGGCAGCGCACCGCTGACCCGCTTCGTGCTGGGTTTCTTCGTGATGATCGGATGCCTGATGTTCCTGGGCTGCCCCTTCCGCATGATCCTCCGCCTGGCGGGCGGAGACCTGAACGCCGTCTTCGGCTTGGCCGGCTTCACCGGCGGCATCCTGGCGGGCGTGTTTTTCCTGAGCAAGGGCTATTCCCTGAGACGGACCTACAAACTCCCCGCGCTGGAGGGGCGGCTGTCCGTCGGCATCTCGGTGGTCCTGCTGGTTTTGCTGGTGGTGGCCCCCGCGTTTATCTACTTCACGGAGGCGGGCGGCGGTCCCGGCGCAAAACACGCCCCCATCCTCGTGAGTCTGGCGGCCGGACTGATTGTCGGCGCGCTGGCCCAGCGGACCCGCCTGTGCATGGTGGGAGGCATCCGCGACGTGGTGCTGTTCCGGGAGTGGAAACTACTGGCCGGTTTCATCGCCATTCTCGTCAGCGCGCTGCTCTGCAACCTTCTCCTAACCGCCGTCACCCCCGGTACTTACTTTGCCCTCGGCTTTGCCGGGCAGCCCGTGGCTCACACCGACGGCCTCTGGAACGCTTTGGGCATGTTTCTCGCCGGCTTTGGCTGCGTGATGCTGGGCGGGTGCCCGCTGCGTCAGCTGGTCCTGACGGGCGAGGGCAACACGGACAGCGCCATTACGGTGGTCGGCCTGATGGCGGGCGCGGCCTTCGCCCACAACTTCGGGCTGGCATCCAGCGCCGAGGGGCCGACGGCGAACGGTAAGGTCGCCGTTATTATCGGCATCGCCGTCGTGGCGGTCATCGCCTGTTTCAATACCTTCCGCAAGGGGAGCGAACAAGGAGGAGCAGCATGA
- a CDS encoding membrane hypothetical protein (Evidence 5 : No homology to any previously reported sequences) — translation MILGIAVFCFLCVVFRFPACRWLLIEEKELTPREERACVLFGNLNGGLAVLFALLRLTRGRWGDYAYLGVGVLSALLVGRFVYRALIGRND, via the coding sequence ATGATACTTGGCATCGCTGTATTCTGCTTTTTGTGCGTCGTGTTTCGGTTCCCGGCCTGCCGATGGCTGCTGATCGAGGAAAAGGAGCTGACCCCGAGGGAAGAACGCGCTTGCGTTTTGTTTGGCAATTTGAACGGGGGATTAGCCGTCCTGTTTGCCCTGCTCCGGCTGACCCGGGGCCGCTGGGGAGACTATGCCTATCTTGGGGTGGGCGTTTTATCGGCGCTGCTGGTGGGACGTTTTGTATACCGGGCGCTGATTGGGCGCAATGATTAA